One window of Silurus meridionalis isolate SWU-2019-XX chromosome 9, ASM1480568v1, whole genome shotgun sequence genomic DNA carries:
- the LOC124391317 gene encoding cell wall protein DAN4-like, which produces MAKVLHVGTILIIAFSILQESAGESTTLPTTTDTGQNKSTTETPHPPSTITMSTSSTFTNFSRTVSQSLTEVNTTNSTSPETSIDQRTTSSPSLSTITTTEKTKTTSMDSQDSGNTALRTTEISSVKPLLSSTIESGKTGASTENLNTTPSSASSNNGEDTLARNPGLVAILSIFFIILALVIVVAISKIATNCRKSSQFERLDDLPMNKMNEDAPFAQYPPK; this is translated from the exons ATGGCTAAAGTGCTACATGTGGGCACAATTTTAATCATTGCATTCAGCATATTACAAG AATCAGCAGGGGAATCGACTACTCTGCCAACAACTACAGATACAGGACAAAACAAGTCCACTACTGAAACTCCCCATCCACCCAGCACAATAACAATGTCCACCAGCTCTACTTTTACAAATTTTTCAAGAACAGTGAGTCAGAGTTTGACTGAAGTAAATACAACAAACAGCACATCTCCTGAAACAAGCATCGATCAAAGAACCACATCTTCACCCTCACTTAGCACGATCACCACCACGGAAAAGACCAAAACGACGTCAATGGACAGTCAGGACAGTGGAAACACTGCATTAAGGACAACTGAAATCAGTTCAGTAAAACCCCTCCTATCATCTACTATAGAATCTGGCAAGACAGGTGCTTCAACAGAAAACCTGAACACGACCCCAAGTTCAG CTTCCAGTAATAATGGAGAAGACACCTTGGCGAGGAACCCAGGCCTTGTGGCCATCCTgtccattttctttattattttggctTTGGTGATTGTGGTTGCAATCAGTAAGATCGCCACGAACTGCCGAAAAAGTTCACAGTTTGAAAGGCTGGATGATTTACCTATG AACAAGATGAATGAGGATGCACCATTTGCTCAGTACcctccaaaataa